A section of the Schistosoma haematobium chromosome ZW, whole genome shotgun sequence genome encodes:
- the TUBE1_2 gene encoding Tubulin epsilon chain (EggNog:ENOG410VEQY~COG:Z), translating to MLLNLTSSSRFEGTMNVDLNEISMNLVPFPRLHYLIASQSPLSTISGISAPRKLDQIFSDTFTRDYQLMSTDPCRHVYLAAALLVRGAISASDLRRNIDKLQSRLNFVPWNREGWKVGHCLVPPVDHKYCLLALANNTSIHESFSFILERFYKLYRKKAHLHHYTTVDGFDTSMFESSTNSLQELITQYTDFEKQSNAQALPNLPQLEIMD from the exons CTCCTCTCGGTTTGAAGGTACTATGAATGttgatttaaatgaaatcagTATGAACTTAGTTCCATTTCCTCGCTTACATTACCTGATTGCTTCACAAAGCCCTTTATCAACCATCTCTGGCATATCAGCTCCTAGAAA GCTCGACcaaatattttcagatacattcacCAGAGATTATCAGTTAATGTCTACTGATCCTTGTAGACATGTTTACCTAGCGGCTGCTCTACTTGTTCGTGGTGCAATCAGTGCATCAGATCTCCGTCGAAATATTGACAA ACTTCAATCTCGCTTAAATTTTGTTCCATGGAACCGAGAAGGTTGGAAAGTTGGACATTGTTTAGTTCCACCAGTGGATCATAAATACTGTCTATTAGCTCTAGCTAACAACACTTCTATTCATGAAtcattcagttttattttggaACGATTCTATAAACTATATAGGAAAAAG GCACATTTACATCATTATACAACTGTCGACGGTTTTGATACTAGTATGTTTGAATCAAGCACTAATTCACTTCAGGAATTAATAACTCAATATACGGATTTTGAAAAACAGTCTAATGCACAAGCACTACCAAATTTACCACAGTTAGAGATTATGGATTGA